Proteins encoded within one genomic window of Williamwhitmania sp.:
- a CDS encoding gliding motility-associated C-terminal domain-containing protein, translated as GLCDPNHMRIPYVFTPNGDGANDRWEIPDFVFFTDVDIRVYNRYGKEVFAHSGVYDAASAWDGRDLNHRELPMDSYHYIIRVTSDGKSYSFRGSVTIIR; from the coding sequence TGGCCTATGCGACCCCAATCACATGCGTATTCCATACGTGTTTACGCCCAATGGCGATGGAGCCAACGATAGGTGGGAAATCCCCGATTTTGTTTTCTTTACCGATGTCGATATAAGAGTCTATAACCGTTACGGCAAAGAGGTTTTTGCTCACAGCGGAGTTTACGATGCTGCCAGCGCTTGGGATGGTCGAGATTTGAACCACAGGGAGTTGCCCATGGACTCTTACCACTATATTATTAGAGTAACATCCGATGGGAAATCCTATTCCTTTAGGGGTAGCGTAACCATAATTCGATAG